The Ignavibacteria bacterium sequence ATCAAATCCCTTTAAGGTATCAAGGCGGCTGAAGTCATATCTTGCGCCCAGGGTAAGAGTAAGGGGGAAGGAAAACCTGTATTCAGCCTGAAGGTAGGCCCCGATATTAAAAGAGTTTGGTGTTCCGAAGAGGTTTGAGTTTACTTTTCCCGCGGCAGATTCAACGCCTGAGGTTAAAAAAAGGCTTTTAATTACCCTGTAGTTTGTCTGAACCTCGCCTTCAAGTATTCCTGTTTTTGAAGTGTCGTGGCTTGAAGTCTCATCGCGCCAGTTTGTCCTGTAAAAGCTGGTTCTTACTTTTAAGAAGAAGTCAGGGCTAAGGACATCCTTATAGACAGCAGCCAGCATGTAGCGGATTGAATTAACCTTCTGTCCCTGGTCGATGTCCCTGGGCTGAAGAACATGCCTGGAGTCCTTCCAGTAGACGAAGTTCCCACGGCTCTGGTTGAGGTAGCTGCCCATGAAAGTGAGTGTTGAGAGCGGGGTTAATTTATAATCTGTTTTTATAAAGCCTGTGTACCTTTTGTGGTAGTCGTCCTGCCTGTAGCCCAGGTTTTCCGAGCGGGTAAAAGAGAGCACATAGCCAAGTCGGCCGATGGAATTGGAGTGTGTTAATGTAAGTCCGTTATAAGGCCTGCGCTGACCCGACCAGTCCCACTCCTTGTGTGCCGGATGGTCATAGAGGCCGTAGTATCCTTTTATGTAGAGCTGGGGCTTATCCTGTATGTCTTTAGTAATTACATTTATTACTCCGCCGATTGCGGTGGAGCCGTAGAGTGAGCTTGCGGCGCCCTTAATAATTTCCACGCGGTCTATCTGAGTAACAGGGATAATTTCGTAGATGATCTCGCCCGTGTCTCCCGTGTAAAGAGGGATGCCGTCCATAGCAACAAGGACCCTTGTGCCCGCGCCCCTGCTGTATCCGCTTGAGCCGCGGATGCTGACCTGGTCCAGGTTCATATTTACTCCCGGTGCGTAGCGCAGGGCATAGTCAAGAGAGACGACGTTGCGGTCTGTAATGTCAGTTGAGCTTAAAACCGAAGCGCTGACCGGAAGTTCCGAGAGCTGCTGCTCGTATTTGCCTGCAGTTACAACAACCTGTTTTGACTGCAGGGCAGTTTCTTCAAGCGTGAAGTTCACCTGGACCGGGCTTCTGCCAATTTCGACTTCACCGGTAACACTTTTCCTGTAGCCTATCATGGAAATCTCCATGCGGTAGACCCCGGGCTTAAGCCCCGTGATTCTGTACCTTCCGGAAGTGTCCGTTGAGGCTCCCAGGGTTGTACCTAAAATGACGACGTTAGCTCCTGTGAGGGACACTCCCCTGATATCAGTTATCCTGCCGTAAATTGTCCCCGGTTGGGCCACGGTATCTTTAAGGCAGAAAAGGCAGAAAAGAATTACGGGTAAAAATTTCATCAGTGAGCACCCTCTCAAAATTATTCATTAAACATTCGGCACTAAGTATTCCGCACTAAACATCTCGAGCATTATTGTCCTCCCGGAGGCTGCGGGGGAGGGTGGTTAAAGTCGCACGTAATATGAATATCTGTAACAAAAGTATTCTCAGGTATTACAAGCCTGCCCGGCTTTGTTGTATCCCCGTTTGCATAATACACTCCTGAGACAAACCAGTCCTTGCGGTCAAGCGAGAGCGAAGGGGTTTTGGACTGTGCAACTGCTACATAGGCGTACTCTCCTGATTTGATCGGGAGCTGGGGATTAATAAGCGAGCTGAATACTATTCCTGTTGTGCCGAAAGGAATGCTGTCGCTTACAAATGCAAGGTTAAGTGCGTTGAAGTCGCCCGCGGAA is a genomic window containing:
- a CDS encoding TonB-dependent receptor translates to MKFLPVILFCLFCLKDTVAQPGTIYGRITDIRGVSLTGANVVILGTTLGASTDTSGRYRITGLKPGVYRMEISMIGYRKSVTGEVEIGRSPVQVNFTLEETALQSKQVVVTAGKYEQQLSELPVSASVLSSTDITDRNVVSLDYALRYAPGVNMNLDQVSIRGSSGYSRGAGTRVLVAMDGIPLYTGDTGEIIYEIIPVTQIDRVEIIKGAASSLYGSTAIGGVINVITKDIQDKPQLYIKGYYGLYDHPAHKEWDWSGQRRPYNGLTLTHSNSIGRLGYVLSFTRSENLGYRQDDYHKRYTGFIKTDYKLTPLSTLTFMGSYLNQSRGNFVYWKDSRHVLQPRDIDQGQKVNSIRYMLAAVYKDVLSPDFFLKVRTSFYRTNWRDETSSHDTSKTGILEGEVQTNYRVIKSLFLTSGVESAAGKVNSNLFGTPNSFNIGAYLQAEYRFSFPLTLTLGARYDFSRLDTLKGFDSFSPKAALNYRMSDATTLRASVGKGFRAPTLAEAFTSTAAGGIKIKPNPLLKPETSLSMEAGINHSFGLLVNSDLALFQNEYYHFIEPGVDPIDGLVTFRNLTRARIQGLEVNLTFNLVPGNLSLLTNYTYLWARDIERNLPLKYRPRHQAQASLSFNAGSFEIGTDFRYWSKIEALDFELVDLGVVLDGDKRVPVYLLDFRTGYNLLSLGLPGKLFLNINNLLNYNYIEIIGNLSPIRNASLSLEFLF